Proteins co-encoded in one Malus sylvestris chromosome 7, drMalSylv7.2, whole genome shotgun sequence genomic window:
- the LOC126628279 gene encoding rust resistance kinase Lr10-like isoform X1 — MQQLTISSFCVLLLLAFIEGVGGSQHACTESKCGDDHGLAIHFPFRRGHHSGDNKIESNGRYEAVLDQPIVLVKFLVKHIDYKHQEIQVYHPHNCLLLKPLEITKTVISPFYFLNGVRNVTLFRCPTLVERDIYAYQVPCLGGHGDRIYGVSSFFDLFVSFRTLQSCTRMYDVLSVPFSELVGNGDFLQFKWSKPNCTECEAEGKRCRLKINGTKSEIECVHHRKPSKTKTFVATGATLGSFVLLLGVFVAYHVYSADQKEKENRLKLETFLADYKALKPSRYSYADIKRITNQFKYKLGQGAYGTVFKGELSSECFVAVKVLNNSKGDGEEFVNEVGAMGHIHHVNVVRLVGFCADGFRRALVYEFFPNGSLQDYISSVDRKNSFLGWDKLLDIAIGIAKGIEYLHLGCDLRILHFDIKPHNILLDQNFTPKISDFGLAKLCSKDQSIVSMTTARGTMGYIAPEVFSRNFGNVSYKADVYSFGMLLLEMIGGRKNTGSTTENTTNEVYYPEWIYNLLEEGDDLRIHIGGEGDGKIPKKLAIVGLWCIQWHPVDRPSMKTVVQMLEGGENLTMPPNPFVSAGPTQTSQAGIPKRRLLELEAIAELE, encoded by the exons CTGGCTATCCATTTCCCATTCCGCCGGGGGCATCATTCCGGGGATAATAAGATTGAAAGCAATGGCAGATATGAGGCGGTTCTTGACCAGCCAATAGTACTAGTAAAATTCCTTGTCAAACACATAGATTACAAGCATCAGGAAATCCAAGTATATCACCCACATAACTGCCTCCTGTTGAAGCCTTTGGAAATCACCAAGACGGTAATCTCTCCCTTCTACTTCCTAAATGGCGTACGTAATGTTACCTTATTCCGTTGCCCTACTCTTGTTGAAAGAGATATATATGCCTATCAAGTCCCCTGCCTTGGTGGCCATGGAGACAGAATTTATGGCGtctcttctttctttgatttatttGTAAGCTTCAGAACCCTACAGTCTTGTACAAGGATGTATGATGTTTTATCAGTTCCATTTAGCGAGTTGGTGGGAAATGgcgattttcttcaattcaaatGGTCCAAACCAAATTGTACAGAATGTGAAGCAGAGGGCAAGAGGTGTAGATTGAAGATCAATGGCACCAAGAGCGAAATTGAATGTGTTCACCATAGGAAACCAA GCAAAACAAAGACATTTGTGGCCACAG GAGCTACCCTGGGTTCATTTGTTCTGTTACTAGGGGTCTTTGTAGCATATCACGTCTATAGCGCTgatcaaaaggaaaaagagaatCGATTAAAACTTGAAACATTTTTAGCGGACTACAAAGCTCTCAAGCCAAGCAGATATTCATATGCAGATATTAAGAGGATTACAAATCAATTCAAGTACAAATTAGGCCAAGGAGCCTACGGAACTGTTTTTAAGGGAGAACTTTCTTCTGAATGCTTTGTTGCTGTGAAGGTACTTAACAATTCTAAGGGCGATGGGGAAGAGTTCGTAAATGAAGTGGGAGCAATGGGTCATATTCACCATGTCAATGTGGTTCGCTTGGTTGGTTTTTGTGCGGATGGATTTAGACGAGCTCTGGTTTATGAGTTCTTTCCCAATGGTTCACTCCAGGATTATATTTCATCAGTAGATAGAAAGAACTCTTTCCTTGGTTGGGATAAGTTGCTAGATATTGCTATCGGCATAGCCAAAGGAATAGAATATCTTCACCTGGGATGTGATCTACGAATCCTCCATTTCGATATCAAACCCCACAATATTTTGCTAGACCAAAACTTCACACCAAAAATCTCTGATTTTGGTCTGGCCAAATTATGTTCCAAGGATCAAAGCATAGTGTCAATGACTACAGCGAGGGGGACCATGGGCTACATTGCACCCGAAGTGTTTTCCAGGAATTTTGGAAATGTGTCTTACAAGGCAGATGTCTATAGTTTTGGAATGCTGCTGCTTGAGATGataggaggaaggaagaataCTGGTTCAACCACAGAGAACACGACCAATGAAGTTTACTATCCAGAATGGATTTATAACCTTTTAGAGGAAGGAGATGACCTACGAATCCATATCGGGGGAGAAGGGGATGGTAAGATTCCAAAGAAACTTGCAATTGTAGGGCTCTGGTGCATCCAGTGGCACCCGGTCGATCGTCCTTCCATGAAAACGGTTGTTCAAATGCTAGAAGGAGGAGAAAACTTGACGATGCCTCCTAATCCTTTTGTTTCTGCAGGTCCTACACAAACATCACAGGCAGGCATCCCCAAAAGGCGCCTCCTAGAGTTAGAAGCAATTGCTGAATTAGAATAA
- the LOC126628279 gene encoding rust resistance kinase Lr10-like isoform X2: MQQLIISSFYVLLLLAFIDACTESKCGDDHGLAIHFPFRRGHHSGDNKIESNGRYEAVLDQPIVLVKFLVKHIDYKHQEIQVYHPHNCLLLKPLEITKTVISPFYFLNGVRNVTLFRCPTLVERDIYAYQVPCLGGHGDRIYGVSSFFDLFVSFRTLQSCTRMYDVLSVPFSELVGNGDFLQFKWSKPNCTECEAEGKRCRLKINGTKSEIECVHHRKPSKTKTFVATGATLGSFVLLLGVFVAYHVYSADQKEKENRLKLETFLADYKALKPSRYSYADIKRITNQFKYKLGQGAYGTVFKGELSSECFVAVKVLNNSKGDGEEFVNEVGAMGHIHHVNVVRLVGFCADGFRRALVYEFFPNGSLQDYISSVDRKNSFLGWDKLLDIAIGIAKGIEYLHLGCDLRILHFDIKPHNILLDQNFTPKISDFGLAKLCSKDQSIVSMTTARGTMGYIAPEVFSRNFGNVSYKADVYSFGMLLLEMIGGRKNTGSTTENTTNEVYYPEWIYNLLEEGDDLRIHIGGEGDGKIPKKLAIVGLWCIQWHPVDRPSMKTVVQMLEGGENLTMPPNPFVSAGPTQTSQAGIPKRRLLELEAIAELE, translated from the exons ATGCAGCAATTGATCATCTCTTCCTTTTACGTATTACTGTTATTGGCCTTCATCGATGCGTGCACAGAGTCCAAGTGCGGCGATGATCATGGCCTGGCTATCCATTTCCCATTCCGCCGGGGGCATCATTCCGGGGATAATAAGATTGAAAGCAATGGCAGATATGAGGCGGTTCTTGACCAGCCAATAGTACTAGTAAAATTCCTTGTCAAACACATAGATTACAAGCATCAGGAAATCCAAGTATATCACCCACATAACTGCCTCCTGTTGAAGCCTTTGGAAATCACCAAGACGGTAATCTCTCCCTTCTACTTCCTAAATGGCGTACGTAATGTTACCTTATTCCGTTGCCCTACTCTTGTTGAAAGAGATATATATGCCTATCAAGTCCCCTGCCTTGGTGGCCATGGAGACAGAATTTATGGCGtctcttctttctttgatttatttGTAAGCTTCAGAACCCTACAGTCTTGTACAAGGATGTATGATGTTTTATCAGTTCCATTTAGCGAGTTGGTGGGAAATGgcgattttcttcaattcaaatGGTCCAAACCAAATTGTACAGAATGTGAAGCAGAGGGCAAGAGGTGTAGATTGAAGATCAATGGCACCAAGAGCGAAATTGAATGTGTTCACCATAGGAAACCAA GCAAAACAAAGACATTTGTGGCCACAG GAGCTACCCTGGGTTCATTTGTTCTGTTACTAGGGGTCTTTGTAGCATATCACGTCTATAGCGCTgatcaaaaggaaaaagagaatCGATTAAAACTTGAAACATTTTTAGCGGACTACAAAGCTCTCAAGCCAAGCAGATATTCATATGCAGATATTAAGAGGATTACAAATCAATTCAAGTACAAATTAGGCCAAGGAGCCTACGGAACTGTTTTTAAGGGAGAACTTTCTTCTGAATGCTTTGTTGCTGTGAAGGTACTTAACAATTCTAAGGGCGATGGGGAAGAGTTCGTAAATGAAGTGGGAGCAATGGGTCATATTCACCATGTCAATGTGGTTCGCTTGGTTGGTTTTTGTGCGGATGGATTTAGACGAGCTCTGGTTTATGAGTTCTTTCCCAATGGTTCACTCCAGGATTATATTTCATCAGTAGATAGAAAGAACTCTTTCCTTGGTTGGGATAAGTTGCTAGATATTGCTATCGGCATAGCCAAAGGAATAGAATATCTTCACCTGGGATGTGATCTACGAATCCTCCATTTCGATATCAAACCCCACAATATTTTGCTAGACCAAAACTTCACACCAAAAATCTCTGATTTTGGTCTGGCCAAATTATGTTCCAAGGATCAAAGCATAGTGTCAATGACTACAGCGAGGGGGACCATGGGCTACATTGCACCCGAAGTGTTTTCCAGGAATTTTGGAAATGTGTCTTACAAGGCAGATGTCTATAGTTTTGGAATGCTGCTGCTTGAGATGataggaggaaggaagaataCTGGTTCAACCACAGAGAACACGACCAATGAAGTTTACTATCCAGAATGGATTTATAACCTTTTAGAGGAAGGAGATGACCTACGAATCCATATCGGGGGAGAAGGGGATGGTAAGATTCCAAAGAAACTTGCAATTGTAGGGCTCTGGTGCATCCAGTGGCACCCGGTCGATCGTCCTTCCATGAAAACGGTTGTTCAAATGCTAGAAGGAGGAGAAAACTTGACGATGCCTCCTAATCCTTTTGTTTCTGCAGGTCCTACACAAACATCACAGGCAGGCATCCCCAAAAGGCGCCTCCTAGAGTTAGAAGCAATTGCTGAATTAGAATAA